One part of the Saprospiraceae bacterium genome encodes these proteins:
- a CDS encoding RNA-binding S4 domain-containing protein, with the protein MEKIRIDKWLWSVRIFKSRTIATDACKKGRILIHEIEAKPSQFISINSLIDVKKNGFRFQFKVIKLIEKRVSAPEAAICYINLTPIEELNKYQDWFTGQGTLERRDRGAGRPTKKERREIDRHLWVDMDWDDIGETDQEK; encoded by the coding sequence GTGGAAAAAATTCGAATTGATAAATGGCTTTGGTCCGTCAGAATTTTTAAATCCCGGACAATTGCTACGGATGCTTGTAAAAAAGGCAGAATTTTAATTCATGAGATTGAAGCCAAGCCATCTCAATTCATTTCTATTAACTCCCTGATTGATGTCAAAAAAAATGGATTTCGCTTTCAATTTAAAGTTATTAAATTGATTGAAAAAAGGGTATCTGCCCCAGAAGCAGCTATCTGCTATATAAATTTAACTCCGATCGAAGAACTTAATAAATATCAAGATTGGTTTACAGGTCAAGGCACCTTAGAAAGAAGAGATCGGGGTGCTGGCCGGCCTACTAAAAAGGAACGCCGTGAAATTGACCGCCATTTATGGGTGGATATGGATTGGGATGACATCGGAGAAACAGATCAAGAAAAATAA
- a CDS encoding polyphosphate kinase gives MPKIILSKISPKPPKNADKKTIQKKTKELAEKIGLFSEMLYAEKKNGILVVLQGMDASGKDGVAKTVFMNCPALVIDAHAFKKPTEEELAHDFLWRVHKYAPSKGQMKLFIRSHYEDILIQRVHQWIDDKRAAMRMEAINNFEKSLQDDNDTTILKFYLHLSHEKQLEKLEERKTDPLKQWKYNPADFEESKLWEKYMRYYEAAINGSEIPWHIVPSDNRWYRNYIVAQVVYDNLKKINPAFPLLLDGGKNSN, from the coding sequence ATGCCAAAGATAATTTTATCTAAAATCTCACCGAAACCGCCTAAAAACGCGGACAAAAAAACGATTCAAAAAAAAACAAAAGAACTTGCTGAAAAAATTGGATTGTTTTCTGAAATGCTTTATGCAGAAAAGAAAAATGGAATCCTGGTTGTTTTACAAGGAATGGATGCCAGTGGGAAAGATGGTGTTGCCAAAACTGTTTTTATGAATTGTCCAGCATTGGTAATTGATGCGCATGCCTTCAAAAAACCGACGGAAGAAGAATTGGCACATGATTTTTTATGGAGAGTTCATAAATATGCACCATCTAAAGGTCAAATGAAATTATTTATTAGAAGCCATTATGAAGATATCCTTATTCAAAGAGTGCATCAATGGATAGATGATAAACGAGCCGCCATGAGAATGGAAGCCATAAATAATTTTGAAAAATCACTTCAGGATGATAACGATACTACAATTCTAAAATTTTACCTTCATTTATCCCATGAAAAACAATTAGAAAAACTTGAAGAAAGAAAAACGGACCCTTTAAAACAATGGAAATATAATCCTGCAGATTTTGAAGAAAGTAAACTTTGGGAAAAATATATGCGATATTATGAGGCTGCCATCAACGGTTCTGAGATTCCTTGGCATATCGTCCCATCGGATAATCGATGGTATCGAAATTATATTGTTGCTCAAGTTGTCTACGATAATTTAAAAAAAATTAATCCTGCATTTCCGCTCCTACTCGATGGTGGAAAAAATTCGAATTGA
- a CDS encoding DUF58 domain-containing protein, with protein MGFFDQFPVQAFNHLDLLANQVVEGFIIGLHKSPFHGFSVEFAEHRLYNQGESTKDIDWKVYARTDKMFSKKFEEETNLRCQIVIDTSSSMYFPEEKLKSGFILNKLRFSALGAACLMNVLRRQRDAYGLSIFDDALRIHTHAKSSTSHYQLLLSYLDKYMSDGIINKTTSAAPALHQIADQIHKRSLVIVFSDMFDQSSKLDEIFAALQHLKYNKHEVILFHTIDKKLEIEFDFENRPYQFVDMESGQQIKVQAHQIRQQYIHKISEYHEEIKSKCLQYRIDYHEADINAGYDYILQSFFVKRKKMNI; from the coding sequence ATGGGTTTTTTTGATCAATTTCCGGTACAAGCATTTAACCATCTGGATCTATTAGCTAATCAGGTAGTAGAAGGATTTATAATAGGACTTCACAAATCGCCTTTCCATGGATTTAGTGTTGAATTTGCAGAACACCGGCTCTACAACCAAGGAGAATCGACGAAAGATATTGATTGGAAGGTTTATGCCAGAACAGATAAAATGTTCTCAAAAAAATTTGAAGAAGAAACAAATTTAAGATGTCAAATAGTCATTGATACCTCTTCATCCATGTATTTTCCAGAAGAAAAACTAAAATCTGGATTCATACTTAATAAACTTAGATTTTCAGCACTTGGAGCAGCATGTCTGATGAATGTTTTGAGAAGGCAACGGGATGCTTATGGTTTGTCCATTTTTGATGACGCCCTAAGAATTCATACCCATGCTAAATCGAGTACTTCGCATTATCAATTATTATTAAGCTATCTTGATAAATACATGTCGGATGGAATCATTAATAAAACAACATCCGCAGCACCAGCCCTCCATCAAATTGCAGATCAAATTCATAAGCGGTCTTTGGTCATTGTATTTAGTGACATGTTTGATCAAAGTTCTAAGCTGGATGAAATATTTGCGGCTTTGCAGCATTTGAAATATAATAAACACGAAGTTATTTTATTTCATACAATCGACAAAAAATTAGAAATAGAGTTTGATTTTGAAAACAGACCTTATCAATTTGTTGACATGGAATCTGGACAACAAATCAAAGTACAAGCGCATCAAATTCGGCAACAATACATTCATAAAATTTCTGAATACCATGAAGAAATTAAATCCAAATGTCTTCAATATCGAATTGATTATCATGAAGCTGATATTAACGCTGGATATGACTATATCTTACAATCGTTCTTTGTGAAAAGAAAAAAAATGAATATTTAA
- the trxA gene encoding thioredoxin, which yields MAFEFTDSNFQVEALSQDQVAVVDFWAEWCGPCKLVGPIIDELSTEYGDKIRIGKLNVDHNPVVSTQFGVRSIPTILFIKNGQVVDKQVGAATKATLKSKLEAII from the coding sequence ATGGCTTTCGAATTTACAGATTCAAATTTTCAAGTAGAAGCACTATCACAAGATCAGGTAGCAGTTGTTGACTTTTGGGCAGAATGGTGTGGTCCTTGTAAACTAGTCGGTCCGATTATTGATGAATTATCCACGGAGTATGGTGATAAAATTCGCATTGGCAAACTCAATGTAGATCACAATCCTGTGGTATCCACCCAATTTGGCGTCCGGAGTATTCCTACAATATTATTTATCAAAAATGGCCAAGTGGTTGACAAACAAGTTGGTGCAGCAACAAAAGCGACCTTAAAGTCTAAATTAGAAGCAATTATTTAA